In the genome of Amaranthus tricolor cultivar Red isolate AtriRed21 chromosome 15, ASM2621246v1, whole genome shotgun sequence, one region contains:
- the LOC130800910 gene encoding outer envelope protein 64, chloroplastic: MASSNTNLWVMLGLGLAGTILLMTRKLKRAIMPDFGAFIQKLELLPPPQPAPPKAPHPLTDLTFAVSDLFDIEGYVTGFGNPDWAKTHEASLRTASVVLSLVDGGAKCIGKTTIDEMAYSVSGESKHYGTPTNPGAPDRVPAGSCSGAAVSVAAKLVDFSLGIDTVGGVRLPAGFCGVIGFRASQGAISQSGIIPVSASLDAIGCFARDPNVLRRVVHVMMKLQFATQRSPKQIIIADDCFELLKIHVDRVIHPVIRSTEKLFGRQALKHENLGSYLSSKVPSLMDFSASKINAQGKTSTLTLLADVMQSLLRYEFMENHGEWINSVKPDVDSAIGALSREGNVIHESEIQKMNQIRTEMRLALNSLLKDDGVLVIPTFPHPPPKVGGKDMSSETYLSPLFSLLSIASLSGCCQVTVPLGYHNKSPISVSFIARQGGDRFLLDTIQTMYSVLQEQVDTSESKSTPSTYSMERSAEAAKEKGNLAFKDKQWQKAINHYTEAIKLCGSNATYYSNRAAAYLELASFRQAVADCTRAINLDKKNVKAYLRRGTAQEMLGYYKEATEDFRYALVLEPTNKRAAASVERLKNLFQ; this comes from the exons ATGGCGTCCTCCAATACCAATTTATGGGTTATGCTAGGTTTAGGATTGGCAGGCACCATTTTGCTTATGACTAGAAAGCTCAAAAGAGCTATTATGCCCGACTTTGGAGCATTTATTCAAAAACTTGAGTTACTTCCTCCTCCACAACCTGCTCCTCCCAAAGCTCCTCATCCTCTTACTGATTTGACATTCGCTGTTTCTGATTT ATTTGACATTGAAGGATATGTGACCGGGTTTGGCAATCCGGACTGGGCAAAGACTCATGAAGCCTCTTTGAGGACTGCTTCTGTGGTGTTATCTCTGGTTGATGGTGGTGCTAAATGTATTGGCAAAACCACAATTGATGAGATGGCATATAG TGTCAGTGGAGAAAGTAAGCACTACGGTACACCAACGAATCCTGGTGCACCAGATAGAGTCCCTGCGGGATCTTGTAGTGGAGCTGCTGTTTCTGTTGCTGCTAAACTTGTTGACTTCTCTTTAG GTATTGATACTGTAGGTGGTGTTCGATTGCCAGCTGGGTTTTGTGGTGTTATAGGATTTAGGGCATCTCAGGGGGCTATTTCACAGTCAGGAATTATTCCAGTCTCAGCAAGTCTCGATGCAATAG GTTGCTTTGCCAGGGATCCTAATGTTCTTCGGCGTGTTGTTCATGTCATGATGAAACTTCAATTTGCTACGCAGCGGAGTcctaaacaaataataattgcGGATGACTGCTTTGAGCTACTCAAAATTCATGTTGATCGGGTGATTCACCCTGTTATTAGATCCACGGAGAAGCTATTTGGAA GGCAAGCTTTAAAGCATGAAAATCTTGGATCGTACTTGAGCTCAAAGGTCCCAAGTTTAATGGACTTTTCCGCCTCAAAAATAAATGCTCAAGGGAAGACTTCTACATTGACTCTGCTTGCTGATGTGATGCAGTCCCTTCTAAG GTATGAATTTATGGAAAATCATGGAGAATGGATTAATTCGGTGAAACCCGATGTAGATTCTGCTATTGGAGCATTATCCCGTGAAGGCAATGTGATTCATGAAAGTGAGATTCAAAAGATGAATCAAATTAGAACTGAAATGCGACTTGCATTAAATTCACTTTTGAAG GATGATGGAGTGCTTGTTATTCCTACATTTCCTCACCCCCCTCCAAAAGTTGGTGGAAAAGATATGTCATCAGAAACTTATTTGAGCCCTTTGTTTAGTCTACTATCGATTGCTAGCCTATCAGGATGTTGTCAG GTTACAGTACCTCTCGGATATCATAACAAAAGCCCTATTTCAGTGTCATTTATTGCGAGGCAAGGAGGCGATCGTTTTTTGCTTGACACAATACAAACCATGTATTCAGTTCTTCAGGAGCAAGTAGATACTTCTGAATCAAAATCTACTCCCAGCACATATAGTATGGAACGGTCTGCAGAGGCTGCTAAAGAAAAG GGAAATCTAGCATTCAAAGATAAGCAATGGCAAAAAGCTATTAATCATTATACCGAAGCTATTAAACTTTGTGGAAGTAATGCGACATACTACAGTAATAGGGCTGCAGCTTATCTAGAGCTTGCAAG CTTTCGTCAGGCAGTGGCAGATTGTACCAGAGCTATAAATCTAGATAAAAAG